One Pseudomonas muyukensis DNA segment encodes these proteins:
- a CDS encoding acyl-CoA dehydrogenase family protein, with translation MNLHQFAETHEVTNQPPPLDGANLYRLDLPLQAWSRRFGAGWAEARIDAYGALAGGPLMAAGFLANAHKPEFSSHDRYGRRIDLVEFHPAYHELMRTAVEHGLPSLPWAEPRAGAHVARAAMTYLHSQAEAGTGCPLTMTFAAVPALRLQPELAGYWLPKILAREYDPRNVGDRHKAGVTIGMAMTEKQGGTDVRANTTRAYPVGAPGPGQPYELVGHKWFCSAPMCDAFLTLAQTDKGLSCFLLPRHRPDDQRNQFYIQRLKNKLGNCSNASSEVEFRGALAWMVGEEGRGVPTIIEMVAMTRFDCMVGSSALMRQALTQAAHHCAHRKVGGRVLAEQPLMQNVLADLALESEAALALSLRMGQALDQLDDPQQAHFARLVTAVGKYWICKRAPGMINEAAECLGGAGYVEDSILPRLYREAPVNSTWEGSGNVQCLDVLRALSKEPGVLEALFVELGDGHGDPRLAAFIGNLKGAFADTDDIQYRARQLTEDIAVALQAKLLLEAGNATVSDAFIGSRLGAGGRVYGALPRGVDAVALVARATPVWAG, from the coding sequence ATGAACCTGCACCAGTTCGCCGAAACCCACGAAGTCACCAACCAGCCACCGCCCCTCGACGGCGCCAACCTGTATCGCCTCGACCTGCCGCTACAGGCGTGGTCGCGGCGTTTCGGCGCTGGTTGGGCCGAGGCGCGGATCGACGCCTATGGCGCGCTGGCCGGTGGTCCATTGATGGCGGCGGGCTTCCTGGCCAATGCCCACAAGCCCGAGTTCAGCAGCCATGACCGCTATGGCCGGCGCATCGACCTGGTGGAGTTCCACCCCGCCTACCACGAGCTGATGCGCACCGCCGTCGAGCATGGCCTGCCGTCGCTGCCCTGGGCCGAGCCGCGGGCCGGCGCCCATGTCGCCCGGGCCGCGATGACCTACCTGCACAGCCAGGCCGAAGCCGGCACCGGCTGCCCGTTGACCATGACCTTCGCCGCCGTGCCGGCCCTGCGCCTGCAACCGGAGCTGGCGGGCTACTGGCTGCCGAAGATCCTGGCCCGCGAGTACGACCCGCGCAATGTCGGCGACCGGCACAAGGCCGGGGTGACGATCGGCATGGCGATGACCGAGAAGCAGGGCGGCACCGACGTGCGCGCCAACACCACCCGCGCCTACCCGGTGGGTGCGCCGGGGCCGGGCCAACCCTACGAGCTGGTGGGGCACAAGTGGTTCTGCTCGGCGCCGATGTGCGATGCCTTTCTCACCCTGGCGCAGACCGACAAGGGGCTGAGCTGCTTCCTGCTGCCGCGTCATCGGCCGGACGACCAGCGCAACCAGTTCTACATCCAGCGCCTGAAGAACAAGCTCGGCAACTGCTCCAATGCCTCCAGCGAGGTGGAGTTCCGTGGTGCCTTGGCCTGGATGGTGGGCGAGGAGGGCCGTGGCGTGCCGACCATCATCGAGATGGTCGCCATGACCCGTTTCGACTGCATGGTCGGCTCCAGCGCCCTGATGCGCCAGGCCCTGACCCAGGCCGCGCACCATTGCGCGCACCGCAAGGTCGGCGGGCGGGTGCTGGCCGAGCAGCCGCTGATGCAGAACGTGCTCGCCGACCTGGCGCTGGAAAGCGAGGCCGCCCTGGCCCTGAGCCTGCGCATGGGCCAGGCGCTGGACCAACTGGACGATCCGCAGCAGGCGCACTTCGCCCGGCTGGTGACAGCCGTGGGCAAGTACTGGATCTGCAAGCGCGCCCCGGGGATGATCAACGAGGCCGCCGAGTGCCTGGGCGGCGCCGGCTATGTCGAGGACAGCATCCTGCCCCGGCTGTACCGCGAGGCCCCGGTCAACTCGACCTGGGAAGGCTCGGGCAACGTGCAGTGCCTGGACGTGCTGCGGGCCCTGTCGAAGGAGCCCGGGGTGCTCGAGGCGTTGTTCGTCGAACTGGGCGATGGCCATGGCGACCCACGCCTGGCGGCGTTTATCGGCAACCTCAAGGGCGCGTTCGCCGATACCGACGACATCCAGTACCGCGCACGGCAACTGACCGAGGACATCGCCGTGGCGCTACAGGCCAAATTGTTGCTGGAGGCGGGCAACGCCACGGTGAGCGATGCATTCATCGGCAGTCGCCTGGGCGCCGGCGGGCGGGTGTATGGCGCCTTGCCGCGCGGGGTGGATGCCGTGGCGCTGGTGGCCAGGGCCACGCCTGTCTGGGCGGGTTGA